The following are from one region of the Geoalkalibacter subterraneus genome:
- a CDS encoding BCAM0308 family protein gives MNKNIGKFGIGGKRKRTPTSEDPYMPAEGHKEPAICESCQALYRNKRWYLDPAEAKKALSDSSVNRVTCPACRKIAEHYPEGIVTLSGSYLWNHEEEIRNILRNEESKAVSKNPLERIMRMEREGDDLVIETTEEKLAEHLGRALHSAHQGELSVDWTEDHNICRVQWRRG, from the coding sequence ATGAACAAGAATATCGGCAAATTCGGCATCGGCGGTAAACGCAAGCGTACTCCCACCAGCGAAGATCCCTATATGCCTGCAGAGGGACACAAGGAACCGGCTATCTGCGAGAGCTGCCAGGCACTCTATCGCAACAAGCGCTGGTATCTTGACCCCGCTGAAGCGAAAAAGGCTTTGAGCGACAGCAGTGTGAATCGCGTGACCTGCCCCGCCTGCCGCAAGATCGCAGAGCACTATCCCGAGGGGATTGTCACTCTGAGCGGCAGCTACCTCTGGAACCATGAGGAGGAGATCCGCAACATTCTGCGCAACGAAGAAAGCAAAGCGGTCTCAAAAAATCCCCTGGAGCGCATTATGCGCATGGAACGGGAGGGGGATGATCTGGTGATCGAGACCACGGAGGAAAAACTGGCCGAGCACTTGGGGCGCGCCCTGCACAGCGCGCATCAGGGTGAGCTTTCGGTGGACTGGACCGAAGACCACAATATCTGCCGGGTGCAGTGGCGGCGGGGCTGA
- a CDS encoding archease produces MNRHRQIEHTADLGLEIWGDSRSELFAQAACALREVIVAEAPVNPRETQEIEVSGSDDAELLVAWLSELLFLFECRGFLPSECKLEFGENCLRAQVKGEPFDPQRHPLEREIKAITHHQVLVEEKDGQWHARVYVDI; encoded by the coding sequence GTGAATCGTCACCGACAGATTGAACACACCGCTGACCTCGGCCTGGAGATCTGGGGCGATTCCCGCAGCGAACTTTTTGCCCAGGCCGCCTGTGCGCTGCGCGAGGTAATCGTTGCCGAGGCGCCGGTGAACCCTCGCGAGACACAGGAGATCGAAGTCAGCGGCTCCGATGATGCCGAGCTGCTGGTGGCCTGGCTGTCGGAGCTGCTGTTTCTGTTCGAGTGCCGGGGATTTCTGCCGTCCGAGTGCAAACTGGAGTTCGGCGAAAATTGCCTGCGCGCACAGGTCAAAGGCGAACCGTTCGACCCGCAGCGCCACCCGCTGGAGCGTGAAATCAAGGCGATCACGCATCATCAGGTGCTGGTGGAGGAGAAGGACGGGCAGTGGCATGCGCGGGTTTATGTCGATATATAA
- a CDS encoding RtcB family protein, whose translation MPIKLQQIDPCRWRIPREGKMRVEGLVFADRAMIEVLQKEQALEQVRNVATLPGIVGRSIAMPDIHWGYGFPIGGVAAFDPEDGGVVSPGGVGYDINCGVRLLRSELEAEEIRPHLKELADALFRNVPSGVGSHRRDLSLAPHETRKVLEQGAAWAVKNGFGSAQDLDHIEERGTIAGADPEVVSERALERGRNQLGTLGSGNHFLEVQRVDEVLDSEAANALGLFQDQVTVSIHTGSRGLGYQVCDDHLKMMLRAAAKYGIELPDRQLCCAPLESPEGRQYLAAMAGAANFAFANRQLITHWVRETFEQVLRTGPSQLRMSLIYDVCHNIAKWETHQVEGRARRLCVHRKGATRAFPPGHPETPELYREVGQPVLIPGDMGRCSYVLVGTEDAFNETFGSTCHGAGRVLSRHAARKLARRRDIPADLAAKGILIRAAGRATMAEEISEAYKDVSEVVEVVRRAGIGRIVARLVPMAVVKG comes from the coding sequence ATGCCCATCAAGCTCCAACAGATCGACCCCTGCCGCTGGCGCATCCCTCGTGAGGGGAAGATGCGTGTCGAGGGGCTGGTGTTTGCCGATCGGGCCATGATCGAGGTGCTGCAGAAAGAGCAGGCGCTGGAGCAGGTGCGCAATGTGGCGACGCTACCGGGCATTGTCGGCCGCTCCATCGCTATGCCCGATATCCACTGGGGCTACGGCTTCCCCATCGGCGGGGTGGCGGCGTTTGATCCGGAGGATGGCGGCGTGGTGTCTCCGGGAGGGGTCGGCTACGATATCAACTGCGGGGTCCGACTGCTGCGCAGCGAGCTGGAAGCGGAGGAGATCCGACCTCACCTCAAGGAGCTGGCTGATGCCCTGTTCCGCAATGTGCCCTCCGGGGTCGGCTCTCATCGCCGCGACTTGAGCCTGGCACCGCATGAAACACGCAAGGTGTTGGAGCAGGGTGCGGCCTGGGCGGTGAAAAACGGTTTCGGTTCGGCGCAGGATCTCGATCACATCGAGGAGCGCGGCACCATCGCCGGCGCCGACCCGGAGGTTGTTTCCGAGCGTGCGCTGGAGCGCGGACGCAACCAGCTCGGTACGCTGGGCTCCGGCAATCATTTTCTTGAAGTGCAGCGGGTCGACGAGGTGCTTGATTCCGAGGCTGCAAACGCTCTGGGGCTTTTCCAGGACCAGGTGACGGTCTCCATCCACACGGGCAGCCGTGGGCTGGGCTACCAGGTGTGCGACGATCATCTCAAGATGATGCTGCGCGCGGCGGCCAAATACGGCATCGAGCTGCCGGACCGCCAGCTGTGCTGCGCGCCGCTGGAGAGCCCCGAAGGGCGGCAATACCTGGCGGCAATGGCCGGCGCGGCCAACTTTGCCTTTGCCAACCGCCAGCTCATCACGCACTGGGTGCGTGAAACCTTCGAGCAGGTGCTGCGCACCGGGCCGTCACAGCTGCGCATGAGCCTGATCTACGATGTGTGCCACAACATCGCCAAGTGGGAAACGCATCAGGTTGAGGGCCGGGCGCGGCGATTGTGCGTGCATCGCAAGGGGGCTACGCGGGCCTTTCCGCCGGGACACCCCGAGACGCCGGAACTCTACCGCGAGGTGGGCCAGCCGGTGCTGATCCCCGGCGATATGGGGCGCTGCTCCTACGTGCTGGTGGGCACTGAAGATGCGTTCAACGAGACGTTCGGCTCGACCTGCCATGGGGCTGGGCGGGTGCTGTCACGCCACGCCGCCAGGAAACTGGCCCGCAGACGCGACATCCCGGCCGATCTGGCTGCAAAGGGGATCCTGATCCGCGCGGCCGGGCGCGCCACCATGGCGGAGGAAATCTCCGAGGCGTACAAGGATGTCTCGGAGGTGGTGGAAGTGGTGCGTCGCGCCGGGATCGGCCGCATTGTGGCGCGGCTGGTGCCGATGGCGGTGGTGAAGGGGTGA